A region from the Brachyspira hampsonii genome encodes:
- a CDS encoding cyclic nucleotide-binding domain-containing protein, whose translation MLKYKTINFNKSATIFIEGQEPKYTFYIIKKGKVVVYSYFADNYTVEYKEGEIIGLFNAVLNEPYFSTVKALEDTEVIEMNINEIEKINNISLINKIYDYLIINIERWLNRYYYFLHKENNPYYSRHNKSSNFDIMEMCKIYINNGFYDASYKLYKKYIELNPNDEERKEELNNLYKNLKPIEEPENIEANIYKYKKGYCLYTELQSKDYLYVIKYGKIGVYNIFDSKQVTRRVLATDDVLNGYTPISKNSKYLSTTAIVLEDSILQLIKKEDAMSLVQSDRNLRLYFVKMMSMRIYGTISRIRSFNANKIVSKFVIIIEALIKAELLFKNINKIKFQYNINDICSMIGVEYKNNIEDEILKIKSLEISEEGYLMVNDIESFYKEYEIYKQRNTHRIEND comes from the coding sequence ATGTTAAAGTACAAAACTATAAATTTTAATAAATCTGCCACAATATTTATAGAAGGTCAGGAGCCTAAATATACTTTTTATATAATAAAAAAAGGAAAAGTAGTAGTATACAGTTATTTCGCTGATAATTATACTGTAGAATATAAAGAAGGTGAAATTATAGGATTATTCAATGCCGTTTTAAATGAACCTTACTTTTCTACAGTAAAGGCATTAGAAGATACAGAAGTAATAGAAATGAATATCAATGAAATAGAAAAAATTAATAATATAAGCCTTATAAATAAAATATATGATTATCTTATTATTAATATAGAAAGATGGCTTAATAGATATTATTATTTTTTGCATAAGGAAAACAATCCGTATTACAGCAGACATAATAAATCTTCAAACTTTGATATTATGGAAATGTGCAAAATATATATTAATAATGGATTTTATGATGCTTCATATAAATTGTACAAAAAATATATTGAACTTAATCCTAACGATGAAGAAAGAAAAGAAGAGCTTAATAATTTATATAAAAATTTAAAACCAATAGAAGAACCTGAAAATATAGAAGCAAACATCTATAAATATAAAAAAGGCTATTGTTTATATACAGAACTTCAAAGTAAAGATTATCTATATGTGATAAAATATGGAAAAATTGGCGTATATAATATATTTGATTCCAAACAAGTAACTAGAAGGGTATTGGCTACAGATGATGTGCTTAACGGATACACCCCTATTTCCAAAAATAGTAAATATCTTTCAACTACAGCTATAGTTTTGGAAGATTCTATTTTACAATTAATAAAAAAAGAAGATGCTATGAGTTTGGTGCAGTCTGATAGAAATTTAAGATTATATTTTGTAAAAATGATGAGTATGAGAATATACGGAACAATTTCTAGAATAAGATCTTTTAATGCTAATAAGATTGTAAGTAAATTTGTAATAATAATAGAAGCATTAATAAAAGCAGAACTCTTATTCAAAAATATAAATAAAATAAAATTCCAATACAATATAAATGATATCTGTTCTATGATAGGAGTTGAATATAAAAATAATATAGAAGATGAAATATTAAAAATCAAGTCATTAGAGATATCAGAAGAAGGTTATTTAATGGTAAATGATATAGAAAGTTTCTATAAAGAATATGAAATATATAAACAGAGAAATACACATAGAATAGAAAATGATTAA